From Mustela erminea isolate mMusErm1 chromosome 1, mMusErm1.Pri, whole genome shotgun sequence, a single genomic window includes:
- the FBXL12 gene encoding F-box/LRR-repeat protein 12 isoform X2, protein MRPKVMWHLLRRYMASRLHSLRMGGYLFSGSQAPQLSPALMRALGQKCPNLKRLCLHVADLSMVPITSLPCTLRTLELHSCEISMAWLLKEQDPTVLPLLECIVLDRVPAFRDEHLQGLTRFRALRSLVLGGTYRVTETGLDAGLQELSYLQRLEVLGCTLSADSTLLAISRHLRDVRKIRLTVRGLSAPGLSVLEGMPALESLCLLGPLITPEMPSPAEILSSCLAMPKLRVLELQGLGWEGQEAERILCRGLPHCMVIVRACPKESMDWWM, encoded by the coding sequence ATGCGGCCTAAAGTCATGTGGCACCTCCTTCGCCGGTACATGGCATCCCGGCTCCATTCCCTGCGGATGGGTGGCTACCTGTTCTCAGGCTCCCAGGCCCCCCAGTTGTCCCCCGCCTTGATGAGGGCCCTGGGCCAGAAGTGCCCCAATCTGAAGCGCCTCTGTCTGCACGTGGCTGACCTGAGCATGGTGCCCATCACCAGCTTGCCCTGCACCCTGAGGACCCTGGAGCTGCACAGCTGTGAGATCTCTATGGCCTGGCTCCTCAAGGAGCAGGACCCCACCGTGCTGCCCTTGCTTGAGTGCATCGTGCTGGACCGCGTCCCTGCCTTCCGAGACGAGCACCTGCAGGGCCTGACACGCTTTCGTGCCCTGCGGTCATTGGTGCTCGGCGGCACCTACCGTGTGACAGAGACAGGGCTAGATGCGGGCCTCCAGGAGCTGAGCTACTTGCAGAGGCTGGAGGTGCTAGGTTGTACCCTCTCAGCTGACAGCACCCTCCTGGCCATCAGCCGCCACCTTCGAGATGTGCGGAAGATCCGGCTGACCGTGAGGGGCCTCTCTGCCCCTGGCCTGTCTGTCTTGGAGGGCATGCCAGCCCTGGAGAGTCTGTGTTTGCTAGGCCCTCTCATCACCCCAGAAATGCCTTCCCCGGCTGAaatcctctcttcctgccttgctATGCCCAAGCTTAGGGTCCTTGAGCTGCAGGGTCTGGGGTGGGAGGGTCAGGAGGCTGAGAGGATCCTGTGTAGGGGGCTGCCCCACTGTATGGTCATCGTTAGGGCCTGCCCCAAAGAGTCCATGGACTGGTGGATGTGA
- the UBL5 gene encoding ubiquitin-like protein 5 — MIEVVCNDRLGKKVRVKCNTDDTIGDLKKLIAAQTGTRWNKIVLKKWYTIFKDHVSLGDYEIHDGMNLELYYQ; from the exons ATGATCGAGGTTGTTTGCAACGACCGTCTAGGGAAGAAGGTCCGCGTTAAGTGCAA CACTGATGACACCATCGGGGACCTTAAGAAGCTGATCGCAGCCCAAACTGGTACCCGTTGGAACAAGATCGTCTTGAAGAAGTG GTACACGATTTTTAAGGACCACGTGTCTCTGGGGGACT ATGAAATCCACGATGGGATGAACCTGGAGCTTTATTACCAGTAG
- the FBXL12 gene encoding F-box/LRR-repeat protein 12 isoform X1, with protein sequence MATLADLPDSVLLEIFSYLPVRDRIRISRVCHRWKRLVDDRWLWRHVDLTLYTMRPKVMWHLLRRYMASRLHSLRMGGYLFSGSQAPQLSPALMRALGQKCPNLKRLCLHVADLSMVPITSLPCTLRTLELHSCEISMAWLLKEQDPTVLPLLECIVLDRVPAFRDEHLQGLTRFRALRSLVLGGTYRVTETGLDAGLQELSYLQRLEVLGCTLSADSTLLAISRHLRDVRKIRLTVRGLSAPGLSVLEGMPALESLCLLGPLITPEMPSPAEILSSCLAMPKLRVLELQGLGWEGQEAERILCRGLPHCMVIVRACPKESMDWWM encoded by the exons ATGGCGACTTTGGCGGACCTGCCGGACTCAGTCCTGTTGGAGATCTTCTCCTACCTCCCGGTCCGGGACCGGATCCGCATCTCCAG ggttTGTCACCGCTGGAAGAGGCTGGTGGACGACCGGTGGCTCTGGCGACATGTCGACCTGACGCTGTACACG ATGCGGCCTAAAGTCATGTGGCACCTCCTTCGCCGGTACATGGCATCCCGGCTCCATTCCCTGCGGATGGGTGGCTACCTGTTCTCAGGCTCCCAGGCCCCCCAGTTGTCCCCCGCCTTGATGAGGGCCCTGGGCCAGAAGTGCCCCAATCTGAAGCGCCTCTGTCTGCACGTGGCTGACCTGAGCATGGTGCCCATCACCAGCTTGCCCTGCACCCTGAGGACCCTGGAGCTGCACAGCTGTGAGATCTCTATGGCCTGGCTCCTCAAGGAGCAGGACCCCACCGTGCTGCCCTTGCTTGAGTGCATCGTGCTGGACCGCGTCCCTGCCTTCCGAGACGAGCACCTGCAGGGCCTGACACGCTTTCGTGCCCTGCGGTCATTGGTGCTCGGCGGCACCTACCGTGTGACAGAGACAGGGCTAGATGCGGGCCTCCAGGAGCTGAGCTACTTGCAGAGGCTGGAGGTGCTAGGTTGTACCCTCTCAGCTGACAGCACCCTCCTGGCCATCAGCCGCCACCTTCGAGATGTGCGGAAGATCCGGCTGACCGTGAGGGGCCTCTCTGCCCCTGGCCTGTCTGTCTTGGAGGGCATGCCAGCCCTGGAGAGTCTGTGTTTGCTAGGCCCTCTCATCACCCCAGAAATGCCTTCCCCGGCTGAaatcctctcttcctgccttgctATGCCCAAGCTTAGGGTCCTTGAGCTGCAGGGTCTGGGGTGGGAGGGTCAGGAGGCTGAGAGGATCCTGTGTAGGGGGCTGCCCCACTGTATGGTCATCGTTAGGGCCTGCCCCAAAGAGTCCATGGACTGGTGGATGTGA